The DNA region CGCAACCCCGTCCCGCTCGTCGTTCCGTGTCACCGCGTCGTCGGCGCGGACTCGCTCGGTGGCTACTCCGCCGGCGACGACGACCTCACGCTGAAGCGACGTCTGCTCGACCACGAGCGCGCGAACCGATGACGACCGGGCGAGCGACGCGCGACGGGAGCCGTACTCGCGCTCGGACGCGTCGCACCGGGTTCGACGCCAGCTATTAGCTCTCCCGCCGTCTACTGTCAACTATGAGTGAAGAATCCGGACGGCGGAACCTCCGGATGCCCACGGACGACGAGCAGTTCGCGCTCGTGACGGACATGCAGGGGTACGGCCGCGTCAGACTCCGCTGTAACGACGGCAAAGAGCGGATGGGTCGCATCCCCGGTCGGATGCGCAAGCGAATCTGGATTCGCGAGGGCGACATCGTGCTCGTCGAACCGTGGGACTGGCAGGACGAGAAAGCCGACATCGTCTGGCGGTACGAGAAGCAGGACGCCGACCAGTTGCGCGGGGAAGGCCACATCACCATCGGGTGAGCGACGGGTCGGCGTTCGCGTTCGATTTTCGTCTCGCGTG from Haloprofundus halobius includes:
- the eif1A gene encoding translation initiation factor eIF-1A, which produces MSEESGRRNLRMPTDDEQFALVTDMQGYGRVRLRCNDGKERMGRIPGRMRKRIWIREGDIVLVEPWDWQDEKADIVWRYEKQDADQLRGEGHITIG